One genomic segment of Erysipelotrichaceae bacterium 66202529 includes these proteins:
- a CDS encoding L-lactate dehydrogenase, producing the protein MSEKRKIVLVGTGFVGMSMAYSFLSTGGIDELVLIDVAKEKAVGEAMDLQHGLPYARGKMDIYAGDYEDCRDASVVVITAGAAQKPEETRLDLTAKNARIMKSVVESIMTSSFDGILVVASNPVDGMTYLAQKVSGLPKERVIGSGTILDTARLRYMMSEYLDVSSSNIHAYIMGEHGDSSFVPWTHAYVGSKSLLELLDEQGKPLSDLHDIYTNVQQAAYEIINRKKATFYGIGLSLNRLVHAILDDENVILTISAYQEGEYGQKGLYIGVPAVVNRQGIREVIRLKLNEVDQAKFNASCDTLKGINRDVIDPLL; encoded by the coding sequence ATGAGTGAGAAAAGAAAAATCGTACTGGTTGGTACCGGCTTTGTCGGTATGAGCATGGCATATAGCTTTTTGAGTACCGGAGGAATTGATGAACTGGTGCTGATTGACGTAGCGAAGGAAAAAGCAGTCGGCGAGGCGATGGATTTACAGCATGGTCTGCCGTATGCCAGAGGAAAGATGGATATTTATGCAGGAGATTATGAGGATTGCAGAGATGCCAGTGTCGTTGTTATTACCGCTGGTGCAGCACAGAAGCCGGAGGAAACACGTCTTGATTTAACGGCAAAAAATGCAAGAATCATGAAAAGTGTCGTAGAGAGTATTATGACAAGTAGCTTCGATGGTATCCTTGTTGTTGCAAGCAATCCGGTGGATGGTATGACCTATCTAGCACAAAAGGTGAGCGGACTGCCAAAGGAGCGTGTAATCGGTTCCGGAACGATCCTTGACACGGCGCGTTTACGCTATATGATGAGTGAATATTTAGATGTTTCCAGCTCCAACATCCATGCATACATTATGGGGGAGCATGGAGACTCCAGCTTTGTACCCTGGACACATGCCTATGTAGGCAGTAAGTCACTGCTGGAGCTGCTGGATGAACAGGGAAAGCCGTTATCCGATCTGCATGATATTTATACGAATGTCCAGCAGGCGGCTTATGAAATTATCAATCGGAAAAAGGCAACCTTCTATGGAATCGGGTTATCCTTAAACCGTCTTGTGCATGCAATCCTGGATGATGAAAATGTGATTCTGACTATTTCTGCCTATCAGGAGGGCGAATATGGACAGAAGGGTCTGTATATCGGAGTACCTGCTGTTGTCAACCGTCAGGGAATTCGTGAAGTCATCCGTTTAAAGCTGAATGAGGTTGATCAGGCAAAATTTAATGCCAGCTGCGATACGTTAAAGGGTATCAATCGTGATGTGATAGATCCACTCCTTTAA